One genomic window of Diospyros lotus cultivar Yz01 chromosome 8, ASM1463336v1, whole genome shotgun sequence includes the following:
- the LOC127807156 gene encoding agamous-like MADS-box protein MADS1 isoform X4 — protein MNGEESLNLLATMAFPNQSAEASPQRKMGRGKIEIKRIENTTNRQVTFCKRRNGLLKKAYELSVLCDAEVALIVFSNRGRLYEYANNSVKETIQRYKKACSDSSNTGSVSELNAQYYQQEAAKLRVQIGNLQNSNRHMRGESLSSLNLRELKNLETRLERGISRIRSKKNELLFAEIELMQKREIDLHNNNQYLRAKIAESERVQQQMTLMPAGGSDYELMPPQPFDARNYLQVNELQINHH, from the exons atgaacGGTGAAGAGAGTCTGAACCTG CTTGCAACCATGGCATTCCCGAATCAGTCGGCGGAGGCCTCTCCCCAGAGAAAAATGGGTCGGGGAAAGATCGAGATCAAACGGATCGAAAACACGACCAATCGTCAAGTCACTTTCTGCAAGCGCCGAAATGGCTTGCTCAAGAAGGCCTATGAATTGTCAGTTCTCTGTGATGCTGAGGTTGCTCTCATCGTCTTCTCAAACCGCGGCCGCCTTTACGAATATGCCAACAACAG TGTCAAAGAAACAATTCAGAGGTACAAGAAGGCATGCTCAGACTCCTCCAATACTGGGTCAGTTTCTGAACTGAATGCTCAG TACTATCAGCAAGAAGCTGCCAAATTGCGTGTGCAAATCGGAAATTTGCAGAATTCAAACAG GCACATGCGAGGCGAGTCTCTCAGCTCTTTAAATCTAAGGGAGCTCAAGAACCTGGAGACTCGGCTGGAGAGAGGCATTAGCAGGATTCGATCCAAAAAG AATGAGCTGTTATTTGCAGAAATCGAACTTATGCAAAAGAGG GAAATTGATTTGCATAACAATAACCAGTACCTTCGAGCTAAG atagcagagagtgagagagtgcAGCAGCAGATGACCTTGATGCCAGCGGGAGGGTCTGACTATGAGCTGATGCCACCCCAGCCATTTGATGCTCGAAACTATCTTCAAGTCAATGAGCTGCAAATCAATCATCA TTAA
- the LOC127807156 gene encoding agamous-like MADS-box protein MADS1 isoform X3, giving the protein MAFPNQSAEASPQRKMGRGKIEIKRIENTTNRQVTFCKRRNGLLKKAYELSVLCDAEVALIVFSNRGRLYEYANNSVKETIQRYKKACSDSSNTGSVSELNAQYYQQEAAKLRVQIGNLQNSNRHMRGESLSSLNLRELKNLETRLERGISRIRSKKNELLFAEIELMQKREIDLHNNNQYLRAKIAESERVQQQMTLMPAGGSDYELMPPQPFDARNYLQVNELQINHQYSRPDQTVLQLV; this is encoded by the exons ATGGCATTCCCGAATCAGTCGGCGGAGGCCTCTCCCCAGAGAAAAATGGGTCGGGGAAAGATCGAGATCAAACGGATCGAAAACACGACCAATCGTCAAGTCACTTTCTGCAAGCGCCGAAATGGCTTGCTCAAGAAGGCCTATGAATTGTCAGTTCTCTGTGATGCTGAGGTTGCTCTCATCGTCTTCTCAAACCGCGGCCGCCTTTACGAATATGCCAACAACAG TGTCAAAGAAACAATTCAGAGGTACAAGAAGGCATGCTCAGACTCCTCCAATACTGGGTCAGTTTCTGAACTGAATGCTCAG TACTATCAGCAAGAAGCTGCCAAATTGCGTGTGCAAATCGGAAATTTGCAGAATTCAAACAG GCACATGCGAGGCGAGTCTCTCAGCTCTTTAAATCTAAGGGAGCTCAAGAACCTGGAGACTCGGCTGGAGAGAGGCATTAGCAGGATTCGATCCAAAAAG AATGAGCTGTTATTTGCAGAAATCGAACTTATGCAAAAGAGG GAAATTGATTTGCATAACAATAACCAGTACCTTCGAGCTAAG atagcagagagtgagagagtgcAGCAGCAGATGACCTTGATGCCAGCGGGAGGGTCTGACTATGAGCTGATGCCACCCCAGCCATTTGATGCTCGAAACTATCTTCAAGTCAATGAGCTGCAAATCAATCATCAGTACTCTCGCCCAGACCAAACAGTCCTTCAGCTAGT TTAA
- the LOC127807156 gene encoding agamous-like MADS-box protein MADS1 isoform X1 — MNGEESLNLLATMAFPNQSAEASPQRKMGRGKIEIKRIENTTNRQVTFCKRRNGLLKKAYELSVLCDAEVALIVFSNRGRLYEYANNSVKETIQRYKKACSDSSNTGSVSELNAQYYQQEAAKLRVQIGNLQNSNRHMRGESLSSLNLRELKNLETRLERGISRIRSKKNELLFAEIELMQKREIDLHNNNQYLRAKIAESERVQQQMTLMPAGGSDYELMPPQPFDARNYLQVNELQINHQYSRPDQTVLQLV, encoded by the exons atgaacGGTGAAGAGAGTCTGAACCTG CTTGCAACCATGGCATTCCCGAATCAGTCGGCGGAGGCCTCTCCCCAGAGAAAAATGGGTCGGGGAAAGATCGAGATCAAACGGATCGAAAACACGACCAATCGTCAAGTCACTTTCTGCAAGCGCCGAAATGGCTTGCTCAAGAAGGCCTATGAATTGTCAGTTCTCTGTGATGCTGAGGTTGCTCTCATCGTCTTCTCAAACCGCGGCCGCCTTTACGAATATGCCAACAACAG TGTCAAAGAAACAATTCAGAGGTACAAGAAGGCATGCTCAGACTCCTCCAATACTGGGTCAGTTTCTGAACTGAATGCTCAG TACTATCAGCAAGAAGCTGCCAAATTGCGTGTGCAAATCGGAAATTTGCAGAATTCAAACAG GCACATGCGAGGCGAGTCTCTCAGCTCTTTAAATCTAAGGGAGCTCAAGAACCTGGAGACTCGGCTGGAGAGAGGCATTAGCAGGATTCGATCCAAAAAG AATGAGCTGTTATTTGCAGAAATCGAACTTATGCAAAAGAGG GAAATTGATTTGCATAACAATAACCAGTACCTTCGAGCTAAG atagcagagagtgagagagtgcAGCAGCAGATGACCTTGATGCCAGCGGGAGGGTCTGACTATGAGCTGATGCCACCCCAGCCATTTGATGCTCGAAACTATCTTCAAGTCAATGAGCTGCAAATCAATCATCAGTACTCTCGCCCAGACCAAACAGTCCTTCAGCTAGT TTAA
- the LOC127807156 gene encoding agamous-like MADS-box protein MADS1 isoform X2, whose translation MNGEESLNLLATMAFPNQSAEASPQRKMGRGKIEIKRIENTTNRQVTFCKRRNGLLKKAYELSVLCDAEVALIVFSNRGRLYEYANNSVKETIQRYKKACSDSSNTGSVSELNAQYYQQEAAKLRVQIGNLQNSNRHMRGESLSSLNLRELKNLETRLERGISRIRSKKNELLFAEIELMQKREIDLHNNNQYLRAKIAESERVQQQMTLMPAGGSDYELMPPQPFDARNYLQVNELQINHQYSRPDQTVLQLV comes from the exons atgaacGGTGAAGAGAGTCTGAACCTG CTTGCAACCATGGCATTCCCGAATCAGTCGGCGGAGGCCTCTCCCCAGAGAAAAATGGGTCGGGGAAAGATCGAGATCAAACGGATCGAAAACACGACCAATCGTCAAGTCACTTTCTGCAAGCGCCGAAATGGCTTGCTCAAGAAGGCCTATGAATTGTCAGTTCTCTGTGATGCTGAGGTTGCTCTCATCGTCTTCTCAAACCGCGGCCGCCTTTACGAATATGCCAACAACAG TGTCAAAGAAACAATTCAGAGGTACAAGAAGGCATGCTCAGACTCCTCCAATACTGGGTCAGTTTCTGAACTGAATGCTCAG TACTATCAGCAAGAAGCTGCCAAATTGCGTGTGCAAATCGGAAATTTGCAGAATTCAAACAG GCACATGCGAGGCGAGTCTCTCAGCTCTTTAAATCTAAGGGAGCTCAAGAACCTGGAGACTCGGCTGGAGAGAGGCATTAGCAGGATTCGATCCAAAAAG AATGAGCTGTTATTTGCAGAAATCGAACTTATGCAAAAGAGG GAAATTGATTTGCATAACAATAACCAGTACCTTCGAGCTAAG atagcagagagtgagagagtgcAGCAGCAGATGACCTTGATGCCAGCGGGAGGGTCTGACTATGAGCTGATGCCACCCCAGCCATTTGATGCTCGAAACTATCTTCAAGTCAATGAGCTGCAAATCAATCATCAGTACTCTCGCCCAGACCAAACAGTCCTTCAGCTAGTGTag